One segment of Natronosalvus halobius DNA contains the following:
- a CDS encoding class I SAM-dependent methyltransferase — MKGQEWYQADDVAQEYDEKRFSRGGQLIDRREKAAVLDALGPLEDQDVLEIACGTGRFTVMLAQEGAHVVGLDISAAMLQQGRRKAKVADVSGTLEFLRGDAGRLPFPDDHFDTVVAMRFFHLADDPAAFLSEMKRVSRERIVFDTFNRFSTRSVYNWALPMGSRLYSKSEVSILLAKNGLELIDVQDDFIVPYGLYRAIPNAFASPIRTIDRAIGRLPLSDHLMSVSYWNARL, encoded by the coding sequence GTGAAAGGACAGGAATGGTACCAGGCCGACGACGTCGCCCAGGAGTACGACGAGAAGCGATTCTCACGCGGCGGGCAGCTAATCGACCGCCGAGAGAAAGCCGCGGTCCTCGACGCGCTCGGTCCGCTCGAGGATCAGGACGTACTCGAGATCGCCTGTGGTACCGGGCGATTCACGGTGATGCTGGCCCAGGAGGGGGCACACGTCGTCGGGCTCGACATCTCTGCAGCGATGTTACAGCAAGGACGTCGAAAAGCGAAAGTGGCCGACGTCTCGGGAACGCTCGAGTTTCTCCGCGGTGACGCGGGCCGGCTTCCGTTTCCGGACGACCACTTCGATACCGTCGTCGCGATGCGCTTTTTCCACCTCGCGGACGACCCGGCGGCGTTCCTGAGTGAGATGAAACGCGTCTCCCGCGAGCGGATCGTCTTCGACACGTTCAACCGATTCAGTACACGAAGCGTCTACAACTGGGCGCTGCCGATGGGATCGCGACTGTACTCGAAGAGCGAAGTGAGCATCTTGCTGGCGAAAAACGGTCTCGAACTGATCGACGTCCAGGACGACTTCATCGTCCCCTACGGACTCTATCGGGCGATCCCGAACGCGTTCGCGTCGCCGATTCGAACGATCGACCGGGCGATCGGTCGACTCCCACTGAGCGACCATCTGATGTCGGTCTCGTACTGGAACGCCAGGCTTTGA
- a CDS encoding glycosyltransferase family 2 protein, whose translation MTLSVVVSTLNDRERLLSCLDALADRLPASSEVIVVNGPSSDGTTGAVRERDDVDVLVEISDRALNVSRNAGLEAATGDVVVFLTGEYVVEPGWYDALETAITGHAEVVTGPIRGRTDRGPRGTDSTSVVGRSVTLFEGANVAFDRSVLEALDGFDEYVPTAGAQDCSHRLAGLDVGVTWLPEMAVRSEVGTDGGTLDRNWGDRYRSLGYRLTKNYGPRPTALGRLVCRAIADAASGVRGILSGEGTPTNWLGNGVDVLQGSARGLVDGLRARYDDRTSKRNPNGVSTRHDRAVRVYDRRSADGENPDAAPE comes from the coding sequence GTGACGCTCTCGGTGGTCGTCTCGACGCTGAACGACCGGGAGCGGTTGCTCTCGTGCCTGGACGCCCTCGCTGACCGGCTCCCGGCCTCGAGCGAAGTGATCGTCGTCAACGGACCGTCCTCGGACGGGACGACGGGGGCCGTCCGCGAGCGCGACGACGTCGATGTGCTGGTCGAGATTTCGGATCGCGCCCTCAACGTCTCGCGGAACGCGGGCCTCGAGGCGGCGACAGGCGACGTTGTCGTCTTCCTCACCGGCGAGTACGTCGTCGAACCCGGGTGGTACGACGCCCTCGAGACGGCCATCACTGGTCACGCAGAGGTCGTCACGGGCCCAATCCGGGGTCGAACGGATCGCGGTCCGCGAGGGACCGATTCGACGTCGGTCGTCGGCCGGTCGGTCACCCTCTTCGAGGGCGCCAACGTCGCGTTCGACCGATCGGTGCTCGAGGCCCTCGACGGATTCGACGAGTACGTGCCCACCGCGGGCGCCCAGGACTGCTCACATCGACTCGCCGGCCTGGACGTCGGCGTGACCTGGCTCCCCGAGATGGCGGTCCGAAGTGAGGTTGGAACCGACGGCGGCACGCTCGACCGGAACTGGGGTGACCGGTACCGGTCGCTCGGCTATCGACTGACCAAGAACTACGGGCCCAGACCGACTGCACTCGGTCGCCTCGTCTGTCGGGCGATCGCTGACGCCGCGAGCGGTGTTCGTGGCATCCTCTCGGGGGAGGGGACACCGACGAACTGGCTCGGAAACGGGGTCGACGTGCTCCAGGGATCGGCCCGCGGCCTCGTCGATGGGCTTCGAGCCCGCTACGACGATCGGACCTCGAAACGAAACCCAAACGGAGTCTCGACGCGCCACGATCGAGCCGTCCGCGTGTACGACCGTCGGTCCGCCGATGGCGAGAATCCGGACGCTGCTCCGGAGTGA